The following proteins come from a genomic window of Methanobacterium sp.:
- a CDS encoding DUF61 family protein has product MIGDQNRNNRLLKKQIMSLNRHLPKERKSLKELLGENKPHVLGTDGTRHRFKRNELKKISSIIPNELWGQLKLPIYIEIDSDSSGSRITGKLECQIFCQILGRDDCDDEIYIYRPDIKLVRKILPTTSQYIFLVR; this is encoded by the coding sequence ATGATTGGGGATCAAAACCGAAACAATAGGCTTCTGAAAAAACAGATCATGAGTCTTAATCGTCATCTTCCCAAGGAAAGAAAAAGTTTAAAAGAACTTTTAGGAGAAAATAAACCCCATGTACTGGGAACAGATGGAACAAGGCATCGTTTTAAAAGAAATGAATTGAAAAAAATTTCTTCTATTATTCCCAATGAATTATGGGGGCAATTAAAGCTTCCAATTTATATTGAGATTGATTCTGATTCTAGTGGATCCAGGATAACTGGAAAACTTGAATGCCAGATTTTTTGCCAGATACTGGGAAGGGATGATTGTGATGATGAAATCTATATTTACCGGCCAGACATAAAATTAGTAAGGAAAATATTGCCCACCACCTCACAGTATATATTTCTAGTGAGATGA
- a CDS encoding DUF22 domain-containing protein: MVRIITRLDQVKKEQIKKAKPVIDFEIGNISGKVRAIIAAEEKEFKAGETKPVQIKKININANHICFISAYGTNMYGHALAVGEETYLPISMERTADHALFAAALDYKVEKEDLLGILILLPVDINF, from the coding sequence ATGGTTAGAATAATAACAAGACTGGATCAGGTTAAAAAAGAACAAATCAAAAAGGCCAAACCTGTCATTGATTTCGAAATCGGCAACATCTCAGGAAAAGTTCGTGCTATTATCGCTGCTGAAGAGAAGGAATTTAAAGCAGGGGAAACAAAACCAGTCCAAATCAAAAAAATTAACATCAACGCTAACCACATCTGTTTCATAAGTGCTTATGGAACTAATATGTATGGACATGCTCTGGCAGTTGGTGAAGAAACATACCTTCCCATAAGCATGGAAAGAACAGCAGATCACGCCCTTTTCGCAGCAGCATTGGACTATAAAGTAGAAAAAGAGGATTTATTAGGCATTTTGATACTTTTACCTGTAGATATCAACTTCTAA
- a CDS encoding V-type ATP synthase subunit D, with translation MAQEMIEGINPTRMELLKLKEREKLAVKGHSLLKEKRNALIMEFFNILEKVKGSRETVAKNLEEAYRDLTAAQINMGDLAVKKAAMSVTESVDVDIDSRSIMGVVVPIIDSEIQERTIVERGYGFMDTSVKVDEAAKKFEKSIQLIIELGETEKTIMLLASEIESTKRRVNALEHIIIPRLQNTVKYIEMRLEEMERESFVRLKMVKKSMESEEAANG, from the coding sequence ATGGCACAAGAAATGATTGAAGGCATCAACCCCACTAGGATGGAACTTTTAAAACTCAAAGAGAGGGAAAAGCTGGCAGTTAAAGGCCACAGCCTCCTTAAAGAGAAACGAAATGCTCTAATCATGGAGTTTTTCAACATCCTTGAGAAGGTTAAAGGATCCCGTGAAACCGTTGCCAAAAACCTCGAGGAAGCTTACCGTGATTTAACAGCAGCCCAAATAAACATGGGTGATCTTGCAGTAAAAAAAGCGGCCATGTCGGTTACTGAATCAGTTGATGTTGATATCGATTCTAGAAGTATTATGGGAGTGGTGGTTCCAATAATTGACTCTGAAATTCAGGAGAGAACTATTGTTGAACGTGGCTACGGATTCATGGATACCTCCGTAAAAGTTGACGAAGCAGCTAAAAAGTTCGAAAAATCAATCCAACTCATTATTGAACTGGGAGAAACTGAAAAAACAATCATGTTATTGGCAAGTGAGATTGAATCCACTAAAAGACGTGTTAACGCATTAGAACACATCATCATACCCCGATTGCAGAACACTGTCAAGTATATTGAAATGCGCTTAGAAGAGATGGAAAGAGAAAGCTTTGTACGCTTGAAGATGGTTAAAAAGTCCATGGAAAGTGAGGAGGCTGCCAATGGTTAG